One Leptospira terpstrae serovar Hualin str. LT 11-33 = ATCC 700639 genomic region harbors:
- a CDS encoding sodium:proton antiporter — MLKKLLTTIVFLVCLSVTTAGLFAEDPTSVPTQPTTQEETGHSSHGESVHQELPYWSVLPFVAILLSIAILPVASHKTSHWWEDNNNKLILAVGLGAISFVVLLVYGYSHNIVHTVFFDYIPFIILLGSLFYISGGIVIKGDIHATPLNNTLYLLIGAGLASFIGTTGASMLLIRPLLKTNSERKHVVHTVVFFIFLVSNIGGSLTPLGDPPLFLGYLKGVPFTWTFKLLPEMLFATVILLAVYFVWDTLAYKKETKKDIKKDDKLATPFSIGGQVNFIWLLGVILAVAFLNSNYIPQINETPTLGFIREAVLLVLIGLSKFTSKEENRKFNNFTLHPIQEVAYLFIGIFITMIPALVLLEAHGKELGITQNWQFFWATGAFSSVLDNAPTYLTFGSLASGLLTPVGAASPLTLGQFIGNVQAEEILKAISVGAVFMGANTYIGNAPNFMVKSVAEENKVKMPSFGGYLAYSMGILVPVFILITFVFFV; from the coding sequence ATGTTGAAGAAGCTTCTCACAACGATAGTATTCCTGGTTTGTTTGTCAGTGACAACAGCAGGTTTATTTGCGGAAGACCCGACTTCGGTTCCGACGCAACCAACCACTCAGGAAGAAACAGGACATTCGTCTCACGGCGAATCAGTACATCAGGAATTGCCATATTGGTCAGTATTGCCATTTGTTGCCATTTTACTTTCCATTGCAATTTTGCCAGTTGCTTCTCACAAAACTTCTCATTGGTGGGAAGACAATAATAACAAATTGATTCTTGCTGTTGGACTCGGAGCCATTTCTTTTGTGGTTCTACTTGTTTATGGTTACAGCCATAATATAGTTCATACAGTTTTCTTCGATTATATCCCTTTTATTATTTTACTCGGATCTTTGTTTTATATTTCCGGTGGAATTGTTATCAAGGGAGACATCCATGCTACCCCACTCAATAACACATTGTACTTGTTAATCGGTGCGGGCCTTGCTTCCTTTATTGGAACCACAGGTGCTTCGATGTTACTCATTCGTCCTTTGTTAAAAACAAATAGCGAAAGAAAACATGTGGTTCACACGGTTGTATTCTTTATTTTCCTTGTTTCCAACATTGGCGGTTCCTTAACACCACTAGGCGATCCTCCACTTTTCCTTGGTTATTTAAAAGGAGTTCCTTTCACTTGGACATTCAAACTCTTGCCTGAGATGTTGTTTGCCACTGTGATCTTACTTGCCGTTTATTTTGTATGGGACACTCTCGCTTACAAAAAGGAAACAAAAAAGGACATTAAAAAAGACGATAAACTTGCGACTCCATTCTCGATCGGTGGTCAGGTAAACTTCATTTGGTTACTTGGTGTGATTTTAGCTGTTGCTTTTTTAAACAGTAACTACATTCCACAAATCAATGAAACTCCTACTCTTGGATTTATCCGAGAAGCCGTTTTACTTGTATTGATTGGTCTTTCTAAGTTTACTTCTAAAGAAGAAAACCGTAAGTTCAACAACTTCACTCTCCACCCCATCCAAGAAGTTGCTTATCTTTTCATTGGAATTTTCATTACGATGATTCCTGCGCTTGTATTACTCGAAGCACATGGTAAGGAACTGGGAATCACACAAAACTGGCAGTTTTTCTGGGCAACAGGAGCTTTCTCGTCGGTTCTTGACAATGCGCCAACTTACCTCACCTTCGGTTCGTTAGCTTCTGGTTTACTCACTCCAGTGGGTGCTGCAAGCCCTCTCACTTTAGGTCAGTTCATTGGAAATGTCCAAGCGGAAGAAATTTTAAAAGCCATTTCAGTTGGTGCGGTCTTTATGGGTGCCAACACCTATATTGGTAACGCTCCTAACTTTATGGTGAAATCTGTTGCAGAAGAAAACAAAGTAAAGATGCCATCCTTTGGTGGTTACTTAGCATACTCTATGGGAATATTAGTTCCTGTATTTATCCTAATTACCTTCGTATTCTTCGTCTAA
- a CDS encoding MBL fold metallo-hydrolase translates to MKSLSLISLLVFFSLSCFADASVRNSHHTADGFKNPNPNFETKGLWNVISWQFQRFQLPHSLDPKDYPPFPILQNDGNQLLTNHSKLSVTWVGHATTLIQIDGVNILTDPIWSERCSPVSFIGPKRYTPPGIKIENLPRIDIVILSHNHYDHTDLPTLKQLEEKFHPLVFTGIGNSKLLLAEGLKNVKEMDWWEETKTNDLSITFTPTQHFSGRGLFDRDETLWGSYLISGEKEKVYFGGDTGYYTHFREISERLGPIDVAILPIGATEPRWMMEPVHVDPIQAVQAFVDLKAKYLVPMHYMTFVLSDEALDSPVPRTKEELKRAGISEDHFIPLKIGESRFF, encoded by the coding sequence GTGAAGTCCCTATCTTTAATATCCTTACTTGTCTTTTTTTCGTTGTCCTGTTTTGCCGATGCCAGTGTTCGTAATTCCCACCATACAGCCGATGGATTTAAAAACCCAAACCCCAACTTTGAAACCAAAGGTTTATGGAATGTAATCTCTTGGCAATTCCAACGTTTCCAACTTCCCCATAGTTTAGATCCGAAAGATTATCCACCCTTTCCCATTTTGCAAAATGATGGGAACCAATTGTTGACTAACCATTCCAAACTATCTGTGACTTGGGTTGGGCATGCCACAACTCTCATTCAAATCGATGGAGTGAACATCCTAACAGATCCTATATGGAGTGAGAGGTGTTCGCCGGTTAGTTTTATTGGACCAAAACGTTACACTCCTCCCGGAATCAAAATCGAAAACCTACCTCGAATTGATATTGTCATCTTATCACACAATCATTACGACCACACGGATCTGCCCACTCTGAAACAATTAGAAGAAAAATTCCATCCCCTAGTTTTTACGGGAATCGGAAACAGTAAACTCTTGTTAGCTGAAGGTTTAAAAAATGTGAAGGAAATGGATTGGTGGGAAGAAACAAAAACTAACGATTTAAGCATCACTTTCACCCCTACCCAACACTTTAGCGGGCGTGGGTTATTCGATAGGGATGAAACTCTCTGGGGGAGTTATCTAATTTCTGGCGAAAAGGAAAAAGTCTACTTTGGAGGAGATACCGGATATTATACCCATTTTCGTGAAATTTCGGAACGATTGGGACCGATTGATGTTGCCATCTTACCCATTGGAGCGACAGAACCCCGCTGGATGATGGAACCCGTACATGTAGATCCAATCCAAGCGGTCCAAGCTTTTGTGGACTTGAAGGCTAAATATTTGGTTCCGATGCATTATATGACCTTTGTTCTCTCGGATGAGGCCTTAGATTCTCCTGTGCCCCGCACTAAAGAGGAGTTAAAAAGAGCGGGTATCTCAGAAGATCATTTCATTCCTTTAAAAATTGGAGAATCTCGGTTTTTTTAG
- a CDS encoding YdcF family protein yields MDSIFFTLSKFGTVLLYPLPLFFLLAFLLVLKTKSGQGKFRLFRIVLFLYLASNAYVANLLVQSLEKDYPPVAIQDVPKSDVAIVLGGMIQTISLHPGRPELSDSADRLTDAIRLYKAGKVKKILFTGGSGLLFADAYKEADLAKEIFLGLGVLEKDLIWENNSRNTFENAVETKKLLNEKKLESAVLITSAFHMKRAAGCFVKQGITFFPYPTDYRATNLQSGAFELYIPSASFLDQTTLSIKEWVGYFVYRAKSYL; encoded by the coding sequence ATGGATTCAATATTCTTTACACTATCCAAATTTGGAACTGTTCTACTCTACCCACTTCCTTTATTTTTTCTTTTGGCCTTCCTACTTGTTCTTAAAACCAAATCGGGACAAGGAAAGTTTCGTCTCTTCCGAATTGTTTTGTTTTTATATTTAGCATCTAACGCCTATGTTGCTAACCTCCTTGTACAGTCACTGGAAAAAGATTACCCACCAGTTGCGATTCAAGATGTGCCCAAATCAGACGTTGCCATCGTGTTAGGTGGTATGATCCAAACGATATCTTTACACCCTGGAAGGCCAGAACTATCCGACTCCGCAGACCGATTGACAGATGCCATTAGACTTTATAAAGCCGGGAAGGTAAAAAAGATCCTGTTTACCGGTGGATCGGGACTTCTTTTTGCAGATGCTTATAAGGAAGCAGACTTAGCAAAAGAAATTTTTTTAGGGCTTGGGGTTTTGGAAAAAGATTTAATTTGGGAAAACAACTCTCGTAACACTTTTGAAAATGCAGTCGAAACAAAGAAGTTGTTAAATGAAAAAAAACTAGAATCAGCGGTTCTCATCACTTCTGCTTTCCATATGAAACGAGCAGCCGGATGTTTTGTAAAACAAGGAATCACTTTTTTTCCCTATCCTACGGACTATCGTGCTACCAATCTCCAATCAGGGGCATTCGAACTATACATCCCTTCTGCTAGTTTTTTGGACCAAACCACTCTCTCTATCAAAGAATGGGTAGGGTATTTTGTGTATCGTGCTAAATCCTATTTGTAA